The following proteins are co-located in the Telopea speciosissima isolate NSW1024214 ecotype Mountain lineage chromosome 9, Tspe_v1, whole genome shotgun sequence genome:
- the LOC122641013 gene encoding transcription activator GLK1-like isoform X2: MLEVSTLRSSNDERKGEMESFQLEMDDFSDIFTDGNLLEGIDFEDLFVGIEDGDVLPDLETDPEILAEFSVSGGEESSEVNASVSVGKVEENERREEEEEEDKEIGSKKKDESVVVNPSGNEDEKRRRKSMNQSKSSQGKRKVKIDWTPELHRRFVQAVEQLGVDKAVPSRILELMGVDCLTRHNIASHLQKYRSHRKHLLAREAEAASWSHRRQIHGGAGGGGGGGSKREIRSPWLAPPTMGFPPLTPLQPFRPLHVWGHPTVDQSVMRMWPKHLVHSPTSPWATPPPPPPPDPSYWQQLHQLVKGPNGLTPGTPCFPQPRPTTRFSTTPIRGIPPPAMYKVDQAGMGVSNGQSGSLPPFDFHPVRNPYYFKMLITLYSLLLELYKSITPTSLETQMLASSIILYSHVA; the protein is encoded by the exons ATGCTTGAAGTGTCAACTTTAAGAAGTTCCAATGACgaaaggaagggagagatgGAGAGTTTCCAACTCGAAATGGACGACTTCTCAGATATTTTCACTGATGGAAATTTATTGGAAGGAATTGATTTCGAAGATCTTTTTGTTGGTATTGAAGATGGAGATGTATTGCCCGATTTGGAAACGGACCCAGAAATCCTTGCCGAATTTTCTGTCAGTGGTGGAGAAGAATCATCGGAAGTGAATGCTTCGGTTTCAGTTGGAAAAGTAGAGGAGAacgagagaagagaagaagaagaagaagaagacaaagaaattgGGAGTAAGAAAAAAGATGAATCAGTTGTTGTGAATCCATCTGGAAACGAAGATGAGAAAAGAAGACGTAAATCGATGAACCAATCTAAAAGTTCACAAGGGAAGCGGAAAGTGAAG ATTGATTGGACTCCAGAGCTGCACAGGAGGTTTGTTCAAGCAGTGGAGCAGCTAGGGGTGGATAAGGCAGTCCCTTCAAGGATTTTAGAGCTTATGGGTGTCGATTGTCTTACTCGACACAACATTGCTAGTCACCTTCAA AAATATCGATCACATAGGAAACATTTACTAGCTAGGGAAGCAGAAGCGGCAAGTTGGAGCCATAGAAGGCAAATTCATGGAGGagctggaggaggaggaggaggaggaagcaaaAGAGAGATAAGAAGCCCATGGCTTGCACCACCCACCATGGGTTTTCCTCCTCTTACTCCCTTGCAGCCCTTCAGGCCCTTGCATGTGTGGGGACATCCAACCGTTGATCAGTCTGTAATGCGCATGTGGCCTAAACATCTTGTTCATTCACCTACTTCTCCATGGGCaacaccaccacctcctcctccacctgACCCTTCTTACTGGCAGCAACTTCACCAGctt GTTAAAGGTCCAAATGGTCTTACACCAGGGACTCCTTGCTTTCCACAGCCACGGCCAACAACG AGGTTTTCTACAACACCAATTCGGGGCATTCCACCTCCAGCCATGTACAAGGTAGACCAAGCTGGTATGGGTGTCTCAAATGGGCAGTCAGGCTCCCTCCCTCCCTTTGATTTTCATCCGGTAAGAAACCCTTATTATTTTAAGATGTTAATTACTT TGTATAGCCTTCTATTAGAACTATATAAATCAATAACACCAACATCCCTTGAAACCCAGATGCTTGCAAGTTCAATTATCCTATATAGTCATGTTGCTTGA
- the LOC122641013 gene encoding probable transcription factor GLK1 isoform X1 — protein sequence MLEVSTLRSSNDERKGEMESFQLEMDDFSDIFTDGNLLEGIDFEDLFVGIEDGDVLPDLETDPEILAEFSVSGGEESSEVNASVSVGKVEENERREEEEEEDKEIGSKKKDESVVVNPSGNEDEKRRRKSMNQSKSSQGKRKVKIDWTPELHRRFVQAVEQLGVDKAVPSRILELMGVDCLTRHNIASHLQKYRSHRKHLLAREAEAASWSHRRQIHGGAGGGGGGGSKREIRSPWLAPPTMGFPPLTPLQPFRPLHVWGHPTVDQSVMRMWPKHLVHSPTSPWATPPPPPPPDPSYWQQLHQLVKGPNGLTPGTPCFPQPRPTTRFSTTPIRGIPPPAMYKVDQAGMGVSNGQSGSLPPFDFHPSKESIDAAVGDVLSKPWLPLPLGLKPPSVESVVIELQHQGISKIPPTCA from the exons ATGCTTGAAGTGTCAACTTTAAGAAGTTCCAATGACgaaaggaagggagagatgGAGAGTTTCCAACTCGAAATGGACGACTTCTCAGATATTTTCACTGATGGAAATTTATTGGAAGGAATTGATTTCGAAGATCTTTTTGTTGGTATTGAAGATGGAGATGTATTGCCCGATTTGGAAACGGACCCAGAAATCCTTGCCGAATTTTCTGTCAGTGGTGGAGAAGAATCATCGGAAGTGAATGCTTCGGTTTCAGTTGGAAAAGTAGAGGAGAacgagagaagagaagaagaagaagaagaagacaaagaaattgGGAGTAAGAAAAAAGATGAATCAGTTGTTGTGAATCCATCTGGAAACGAAGATGAGAAAAGAAGACGTAAATCGATGAACCAATCTAAAAGTTCACAAGGGAAGCGGAAAGTGAAG ATTGATTGGACTCCAGAGCTGCACAGGAGGTTTGTTCAAGCAGTGGAGCAGCTAGGGGTGGATAAGGCAGTCCCTTCAAGGATTTTAGAGCTTATGGGTGTCGATTGTCTTACTCGACACAACATTGCTAGTCACCTTCAA AAATATCGATCACATAGGAAACATTTACTAGCTAGGGAAGCAGAAGCGGCAAGTTGGAGCCATAGAAGGCAAATTCATGGAGGagctggaggaggaggaggaggaggaagcaaaAGAGAGATAAGAAGCCCATGGCTTGCACCACCCACCATGGGTTTTCCTCCTCTTACTCCCTTGCAGCCCTTCAGGCCCTTGCATGTGTGGGGACATCCAACCGTTGATCAGTCTGTAATGCGCATGTGGCCTAAACATCTTGTTCATTCACCTACTTCTCCATGGGCaacaccaccacctcctcctccacctgACCCTTCTTACTGGCAGCAACTTCACCAGctt GTTAAAGGTCCAAATGGTCTTACACCAGGGACTCCTTGCTTTCCACAGCCACGGCCAACAACG AGGTTTTCTACAACACCAATTCGGGGCATTCCACCTCCAGCCATGTACAAGGTAGACCAAGCTGGTATGGGTGTCTCAAATGGGCAGTCAGGCTCCCTCCCTCCCTTTGATTTTCATCCG TCAAAAGAGAGCATAGATGCAGCTGTTGGAGATGTTTTATCCAAACCATGGTTGCCACTTCCTCTTGGGCTAAAGCCTCCATCAGTTGAAAGTGTGGTTATAGAACTCCAACATCAGGGAATCTCCAAAATACCACCCACTTGTGCTTGA